The genomic window CAATATTTGAAGTTCGTTCCCTTCTTGTTCACAGAAATCTGGGCCAGCTCCGCCCGGGTGGCTGCCTGAGAAACAGGCAGCTCCGCCATGAAACCGAAACCAAGGGCAGCCGCCAGGACACAGGCAGCGATTTTTTTCTTATACATCATTAAAACCTTCTTCTTTCCATATCAAACATCAAACTCTTAATTTTGTGCTTCCAGCGCCGCATACCAGTCTTTCATGACGCCCAGGGCCTCAGCATGCTCCTCCACGGGGATAGCCTTGTAGGTGGCTATCTCTGTGCCGTCCCTTTTCTCAAGCACATACGTCTCGCCCTTGCGCTGGAAGAAAAATAATTCCACCTTCTCATCTGGCAGGCTCAGCTTCACAGAATCTCCCCTGTGCTTCACCTTTTCTTGTACCATCTCAAAGGTATTGCCGTACAGCAGCTTTTCGGCAAAGGGCTGTGCTGCCACTCCCGCGCCAGGCAAAGGCGCCGTCTCCCTTTTGGCCAGGGAATACTTCACTGGGCGGTAGCTGAGATTGGCCAGATAGATGCCAATGTTGCTGTTGTCAGCCGTAATAGCCGTAAGGCCGGGATTATCCTTCAGGAAATCCGGACGCACAGAGTAGGTGGACCAGGCGCAAAGGGTGTGCCACTGGTTCTGGTCCCGCTCCATGGCTGCCGGCGTCTCGCGCATATAGCGTACATCCGTAGGGTGATAATAGATGTAGTAATTGCCCCTGCCATCCTGGGCAAAAAGCTCCCTGCCGGACATCTCCCCGCAGAGGATATCGTGAAGCTCTGCTTCGCTGACCTTGCCTATGGCAAAGAGCCAGCCTGGCCCGTAACTGCCATACCCCATCTTTTGGGCGGCCTCCACAGAGGCCTTCTCCGACACGGAAAATATCCTGCCAGCCTCCTCAGGGGTGGTGCTCGTCATGACCAGCTGGTCATAAACCTTGGGGATTCTCAGACGCAGGCCGTCATTTTCATAAAAGACTGCCCCCTGCTGCACCTCCTGATGGGACGCCTCCACCAGGTCCAGCTCTGCTGCCTCGCAGCCGCTCCAGGAAAAGCTCAACGCACAAGCTGCAAAAACAGCAGCTGTCAGCTTCCTGTATTTCATCCTCCTCATCCTTTCCCTCTAATCCACGCTCATATATGTGAGATATTCTACAAAGGAAAATTTTCTCCTTCAAAATCAATGAATCTCCACCTCACCTCTAAGCGCTTTCTAATGATGCGGTGGTATGATGCTCATGTCGCTGGCAGCCAGTGCCAGCACGAACCGCAGTCATATATACAGCAGCAAACGGAGGTTAAACTATGAACGAAGAAACGAGTTTCATGACATCAATCTATTTCTACGTCTATATGGCCCTGATGATGGGGCTGATCTTCCTGCAGCCGCCCTTCACCCCTGAGCTTTTGATTCTCGGCTTTGGCGCAGGCTTCTATCTGGAAGGCCGCAGGAAAAATGGCTGGCGCAGTGCTGCCATCGAATGGCCTGAGGAGTTTTCCTTCCTTTCCACCTGCTATTACAACTGCCTGCTGATTCTCAAGCTGGGCACTATCCTCTGCATCGCCGCAGCCCTCTATCTGGTGCAGGGAGGTGTGTTCAACATCCTTCAGGATTTCCCTCTGATGACGAAATTATTCATGCTCATGAGTTTCTGGCTGCCTTCTACGGCAGGTGTGCTGTCCCTCTGCTGGATGCTCCATGACAGATGGGCTAAAAGAGCAGGCAGCACCACCATCGCTTCCCTGCATCCCCCCTTCACCCAGGCAGGTCTCAGAAGCAGCTTCCGCACCTGGAGCTGGGTGATTGTCGTCCTCTATGCCATTCTTTCCTGCTGCACCCTCTGGCTTTATCAGACCTTCTTCCACATCATTGATATCCCCCTGGCTGTGACAGCCTACACCATCTTCTACGCCCTCTATATTCTCACCCTGCTTTATATGTTCTTCCATTACAAGAATATGCTTCCCGCCATGGCACCCTCTGCCGAAGCATAAGATCATACGCACCATCAAGGGGATGTTTCACGTGAAACATCCCCTTTAACTATGCAAGTGCAAGATGCCTGCTACTTCAGGAGCTCTCCCTTATCATTTAATTACAGTTACGGAGGCTGCCGGAACAATGTTCCTAAATTCTTTTCCCTCTTGCCTGCCCCTGCTGTATGGGAAGAGACCTTAAGCTGCAGCCTGCCGTCTCCAGTGGAAGAGCCTGCACATACTTAGCGAAGATAGCAGGAAAACGCCGGGAATCTGGTACGACAAGGACTTCTTCAATAAAAAAAGCTATGGCAAAACAAAGGCCATAGTAGTATAATACATGTAAAGAGAGCACCGCCTAGCGGTCGCCCCAAGACGAGTTAACTACATAAAAGAGCAACCGCCCAGAAGTTGTCAGCTAGAGGCGGTTATTTCTTTGCAACGACAAGAATCAATAGTACCAGTAAGAGTATAATGATTGAGTCATTCATATTGCAACGCCCCTTTCCGGAGCGAATTTTACCGCCAAACGATGCTCGTCAGCAAGCATATCACAAGAGGGATCAAACAAAAGGATTATGAGCAATTATTTTTTCGTCTTTATCGGCGGCGGCCTTGGTGCCGTCTGCCGCTACATAGTCACCACCGCCGTAGGCATGCGCTTCGGCGTTCACTTCCCCATCTGCACCCTGGCAGTGAACGCCGTGAGCTGCTTCCTGATGGGCTTCATCATGGGCCTCTTGCTGCCCCTGGCCCAACGCCTCCACCTGTTGCCGGAGCAGCTGCGCCTGCTCCTGACGGTAGGCTTTCTGGGTGGATTCTCCACTCTCTCCTCCTTCGGCATGGAAACCCTGACCCTCTTCCGCGGCGGCAGCCACCTGCTGGCCGGGCTGAATATCATAGCCACCATGGCCGTGGCCCTGGGGACAGTATACCTTGGCTGGCAGGCAGCCGCACTTATGCAGAAATAAGGAACTGTATATTGCACAAAGGGGAATGTTTCACGTGAAACATTCCCCTTTGGTATTTGCTAAAAAAAGCGCCTGCATCTTCGCAAGCGCTTTCCTCAACTGTAGAGATTTCTTGGCAGGCGTGGCGTACTCCTGCATCTCTCGGGTTTCCCCTGTCTAACCATCGGCGTGTGGATGCCACGAAATTGTCCACCTCAAAGAATCTCTACCCTTGCCTATATTATATTGCTGATGCCCAGTTAGAAGCTTTCTATGAGAAGTTTATGTCCAAGTTGCCGGAGTCCATGCAGCGCCTATTGCAAGCGGTCTGAGGATTTTATCTCTTGAGATATACGGTTTTCAAGGAGCCGTTAGTATTTTCTATGTGGGAAGTTTGAGAACATCATTTTCCAAATCACGGACTTTTTTGGCTGGTACTCCAGCCACCAATGAATTATCCGGCACATCTTTAGTAACGACAGCACCAGCCGCAATAACCACGTTATTCCCAATAGTAAGCCCTGGCATAATCGTCACATTACCGCCAATCCACACATCATTTCCAATGATGATAGGCTTTGCTATGGCACAATGCGCACGACGCTTTGCCGGGGACAACGGGTGCCCCACTGTAGCAATAAGCGTATGCGGTCCTATCATCACATTATCTCCGATTCGTACTTCTCTATTGTCGAGAATGGTCACATTATAATTGGCAAAGAAATTATCTCCGACATGGATGTTCCCTCCATTGTCGCAATGAAAGGTGGGAAGAACCACCGGGCTTTTTCCCGCACTTCCGAAAAGTTCCCGAATTGCAGCCTCCCTTACCGCCGTTTCTGTCATGTCTATGCCATTGAGCTTCTGGCACCCCTTTACAGCACGGAACTTTCGTCCGCGCACTTCCGGCTCCGTGAAATCGTATTCAAGCCCCGCATCCAGTTTTTCCGCTTCTGTCACAAAAATCCCTCCTAATCCATTGATTCCAGTAAAAAAATAGCACATCGAAGGTGTCCATGGTTTTGGACAACGGCATGATGGTGGCCACAGTTCCAAAGCTCTTTGAAAGTTGCACTTATACCATCATCCATTTCCTGCTTCAGCAAATCCAAGCAACAGGAAAGATTATTGCTTCATATATGTTCCCAAAAAGGCAAATACCCGCTCAAAATACTTCTGGGGATCTGTCTTTTTGGAATCAGCATGTCCTGCTCCGGCCACAATGTATTTCTCCTTGGCAGGCGCTGATGAGGCTTCGTATAGTTTCTCCATCATTTCGCAGGGTACCAGTTTATCGGCATCGCCATGTATAAACAGCATGGGCACCTCGGTATGGACAATACTGCGCAAGGGTGCTGCATCCGAAATAGCTGCCCCCGTCTTCATGGGACTGACAATATCCACACAGTTCATCACGGGAAATTCCGGCAGGCCAAACAGTTTGTCCAGCTGCACCGTAAACATATCATAGGCGCTGGTGTAGCCACAGTCTTCAACGGCTGCCACTACATTTTGCGGATGTTTGGCCGTAGTCATCATCACTGTAGCTGCCCCCATGGAAATCCCATGCAGGGCAATCTGCGCGGTTTCATCCTTCTGGGCAATCTCTTTTGCCCAAAGGGCGATATCATCGCTCTCCTTTACCCCCATGGTAAGATATTTTCCCTCACTCAAGCCGGCAGCGCGCAAATCCGGCGTCAGCACATGGTAGCCGCGCTTTATGTACTCGGCAGCGTAATCCCAGACAAAGCGCTGATTGCGCCCATAACCATGCACCAGGATGGCCCAACGCCTGCTGGGTTCCTCTGGTGCGAAATGAGTTGCCACCAGTTTTAAGCCATCCTGGGAGGTTATCATCCATTGTTCATTCTCAGCTTGCGGTTTAGCCGGAGCATCCAAGCCCGGCTCCACAATTGCTGCTGCCGCTTCTGGTATAGCCGTGGGATCTTCAGGATTGCCCCGCAGCAGGGCATAGTCTACAAAGCCACTGCCTATAAAATAGCCTGTTCCTCCCAACAATAACAGAAGTATGATGCACAGGCTCCCCAAGATTTTTTTGCTCCTGTTAATATTTCTCACTCCTCAGGACTAGCAGAAAGGGGCTGTGATAGCGCAGCCCCTATTTTGCATGATATGAATTCTTTACATCAGCTTCTGAATTGGGAAGGTGAAATAAGTGTCAGGATATGGCTCATTCTTCAAGGTAAAATGCCACCATTCCGTGTCCAGGGGCTAAAAACCATGCCTGAGCATTGCCTCACGCAGAATCATGCGGTTCTTGAACTGCACCGACCAAAGAGGCTACAATAAGTTTCTTTTTGATGTCAAATTTCATTTCTGTCATCCTCCATCACACCACATCCATACACAGGCGTTATTCTATCTACACTTTCCTTTTTCCTGCAACCCCTTCTTTACAATACAACCGAGCAGGAAATTCAAGCCATTCGTTGAATTCTTTAAACAGAACATACAACTGTAAATTTAAGCAGCAAAAATTACGGGGAGACCAACCATGAATACTGAACAATCTATTCGTGCCCAACAGGCTAAAGACAACTTCAATTCCGGCTACAACTGTTCACAGTCTGTGCTGCTGGCTTATGAAGACTATCTGCAGGAAAAGGGATTGGACCCCAAGACTGTATTGCGTATGGCATCGCCAATGGGAGGAGGAATCAGCCGCCTCCGCGAAGTATGCGGTGCCGTCTCAGCACTTTGCTTATTGATTGGTTTAACAGACGGCTATTACACGCCTGACGATGAAAAGAAAAAGGCTCTGTACAGCAAAGTACAAGAGCTCGTCCTTCAATTTCAAGAATCCCATGGCTCTATAATCTGCCGGGAGCTATTGGGCTTAGAACAGAAGCATGACCATCCCACACCATCTAAGCGTACAAAGGAATATTACGCAGAACGCCCTTGCGCAGATTTTTGTGCAACAGCAGCTGCGATTTTTGAAAAGAATTATCTGTAGAAATAAGCTATACTGAGCATAAAATACATCTGAGCGGTCTTCAAGGAGGAGCGTTATGAAAAAGAAACTTTTTCACACCATGGCTTTGACAGGACTTATGATTACGGCCAGCATGACCCAGACTATGGCTGCGCCCATTCCCCTTCGCGGTATTGTCGAGGGCTTTTACGGCACTCCCTGGTCACAGGCAGATAGGCTGGACATGATGAGATTCTGCCATCAGGAAGGGTTGAACGCCTACATCTATGCTCCTAAGGATGACCCATACCACAGGGCCAAATGGCGGGAATCATATCCCCAGGAAAAGCTGGCAGAGCTCAAGGCCCTCATAGACGAAGCACATAAACAGCAGGTAAAGTTCATCTTTGCCGTTTCCCCCGGATTGGATATAAGATTTTGGGGAGAAGCTGGCAACAAAGACCGTCTTGCCATGCAGGAAAAGCTCACCGCCATTTATGATCTGGGGGTACGGGACTTCGCCATTTTCTTTGACGATATAGAAAACAAGGACGCCAAAGGCCAGGCAGCTTTCCTGAACTGGCTGGAAGATAATTTCGTCAAAAAACATGCGGATATAGCTCCTCTCATCACCGTCCCCACCGAATATTTCCGGGAGGATATGACAGAAAAAGGTCAGACCAAGCCCTATACCCATGATTTTTCCACAGAGCTTGACAAAGACATCCTGGTGCTCTACACAGGTGAAAAAGTGGTGCCTGACGGCCTGAAGGACGAGGATTACCAAAAGGCCAATGCCCTCTACGGACGCAAGCTGGGCCTTTGGTGGAATTATCCCGTCAGCGATTATCTGGAGGCCAAGCTGGCCCTAGGGCCCATTGAAAAACTGCCCCATAGGAAAACCCTGCCGGCCATCTTTTTCAATCCCATGAAATATGCAGAGCTCTCGAAAATCAGCCTCACCACGGGAGCCAAGTATGCCAGACATCCCCACAGCTACAGGTCACAAAGAGCCTGGAAGCAGTCCATCAAAAAGGGATATGGCACTCTTGCCCCTGACATGACCAGATTCGCCGACCACTCCCAGCACATGAAAGTCAGCTGGGCTGAAATAGGCCCGGAAGATGGGAAAAAACTGCGCACCCTTGCTGATGCCTACTGGCAGGCCCGTCAGAATGGGAATCAACGCAAAATAGCCAAGGCCCAGAAGAAGCTAAGCAAGGAGCTGCAACAGCTGGATGTCTCTTTGGAAAATCTTCTGGCCTCTCTGCCGCCGGAAAAACTTGACCAGTGCCGCCCGCAACTTGAGCAGCTGCGACGCATCGTCCGGGCAGACCTGCTGGGGCTCTCCCTCCTGGCAGGAGAACAGGAGAAAGCCGAAAAATTCTCTCAGACCCTGGCAGAAGTAAAAAGCCACGAACAGGAAGCTATCATCTCAGAGAAAAGTGCCCGTGCCCTACTGACAGAAATAGAAGCAGCCCTGCACTGACGAAAGACACTCAAAAAACTCGTCCCAGCCAAATTTTCATGGCTGAGACGAGTTCTTTTGTTTTGTTCAGGCATCTCAATCCCCGTTGAAACTGCTTTACAAAATTAGGGTAGACATAGTCTTCAGACGATGGTCGTTGGGGCTGAAGGGCTCAGCTGGGGCATATAAATAACCCCCAGGATGTTTCTCAAAAGAATATTTAAGGCATTTCCAAACCTCCTCTGATAGCGTTGGGTATTGTTTTTTCAACTCTGCCCGGGATACCAGGCGAAAGCCCTTATAAGGCCATTGTTCCAGTTTTGCCGTAGGCAAAACCTCCTCTTGGCCTTTCAACGAGGCGGGAGATATTATTTTTATCCTGCTATCACTTGCGAGTTCTTCTTTTTTTCTCAACCTTCAGTTCCTTGGCTACCTGATAGTAAACCAACAACGTAAAAATACCTGTGCCGCCAATAATATTGCCAAAACCGCAGGGAATAAGGAAGCGGAATAAGTAATCGAAGAACTCCGCTTCCTCTGCCATAACTACATAGGCCATTTCGCAGGAACCCACCACTACATGGGCAAAATCTCCCAATGCGATAAAGTAGACCAGGAACATAATCATGACAAACCTAAAATATTTCGTCTGGGGAGAAATCCACACTATGGCAGCAATAAGAATCCCTGCCGGAATACCGCGCAAAATATTTTCTATGGGGTTCAGTTTCATCACATTCACGGCTACATCATGCATTGCTGCTTCGATTTCAGGTGACAGGGTATAGGGACTGGAATAAAAGGCAGCAGCTATGGCCGTACCTACAATGTTGAAGAAAAATACTGTGGCCCATAAGCGGACTACCTCACCAAAGCGTGTCCATGACCATTCGCTTAAAAGCGGAATTATGGTAGTAATGGGATTTTCCGTAAACAGCTGCATACGTCCCAGAATGACGATGATGAATCCTACGGTATATCCCAAACAGGACACCAGCGGTTCCATGGGAGAGGCTCCCATGTGCATATGAAAAATGGAGCGAAACAAAAAGGAAAAAGAAACCAAAATGCCGGCAGCCAATCCCGAAAAAGCCAAGGCCTGAAGAGGACGAGCCAGTTCTGCCTCCCCTTCTTCCCTGATGATATTATAAATCAAACGCGGCGGCAGTGGCGCATGTTCGTGAAGCACCACCTGTTCATTTCTTGGCAATTCACTGACAAAGTCTTTCTTTTCCATCTATATGCTCCTTCCATTGTAACTGTTCAGTCCCCCCTCTTGGAAGACTGAACAGTTACCACCACGTCTAAAGTTCATAATCAAAGCGTATCTAAGAAATTGCTTATTTTCTCAAAAACAGCCTCCCGACCTTCCATCAATGGAAGCAGATGCTCTGCTCCATCAAGTAAAGCCACTTCCTTCCGGCTGCTGCCAATATGCTCGCCGATATAGGGGGC from Selenomonas sp. AB3002 includes these protein-coding regions:
- the crcB gene encoding fluoride efflux transporter CrcB — its product is MSNYFFVFIGGGLGAVCRYIVTTAVGMRFGVHFPICTLAVNAVSCFLMGFIMGLLLPLAQRLHLLPEQLRLLLTVGFLGGFSTLSSFGMETLTLFRGGSHLLAGLNIIATMAVALGTVYLGWQAAALMQK
- a CDS encoding sugar O-acetyltransferase, translating into MTEAEKLDAGLEYDFTEPEVRGRKFRAVKGCQKLNGIDMTETAVREAAIRELFGSAGKSPVVLPTFHCDNGGNIHVGDNFFANYNVTILDNREVRIGDNVMIGPHTLIATVGHPLSPAKRRAHCAIAKPIIIGNDVWIGGNVTIMPGLTIGNNVVIAAGAVVTKDVPDNSLVAGVPAKKVRDLENDVLKLPT
- a CDS encoding alpha/beta hydrolase gives rise to the protein MGSLCIILLLLLGGTGYFIGSGFVDYALLRGNPEDPTAIPEAAAAIVEPGLDAPAKPQAENEQWMITSQDGLKLVATHFAPEEPSRRWAILVHGYGRNQRFVWDYAAEYIKRGYHVLTPDLRAAGLSEGKYLTMGVKESDDIALWAKEIAQKDETAQIALHGISMGAATVMMTTAKHPQNVVAAVEDCGYTSAYDMFTVQLDKLFGLPEFPVMNCVDIVSPMKTGAAISDAAPLRSIVHTEVPMLFIHGDADKLVPCEMMEKLYEASSAPAKEKYIVAGAGHADSKKTDPQKYFERVFAFLGTYMKQ
- a CDS encoding C-GCAxxG-C-C family protein — translated: MNTEQSIRAQQAKDNFNSGYNCSQSVLLAYEDYLQEKGLDPKTVLRMASPMGGGISRLREVCGAVSALCLLIGLTDGYYTPDDEKKKALYSKVQELVLQFQESHGSIICRELLGLEQKHDHPTPSKRTKEYYAERPCADFCATAAAIFEKNYL
- a CDS encoding protein O-GlcNAcase translates to MKKKLFHTMALTGLMITASMTQTMAAPIPLRGIVEGFYGTPWSQADRLDMMRFCHQEGLNAYIYAPKDDPYHRAKWRESYPQEKLAELKALIDEAHKQQVKFIFAVSPGLDIRFWGEAGNKDRLAMQEKLTAIYDLGVRDFAIFFDDIENKDAKGQAAFLNWLEDNFVKKHADIAPLITVPTEYFREDMTEKGQTKPYTHDFSTELDKDILVLYTGEKVVPDGLKDEDYQKANALYGRKLGLWWNYPVSDYLEAKLALGPIEKLPHRKTLPAIFFNPMKYAELSKISLTTGAKYARHPHSYRSQRAWKQSIKKGYGTLAPDMTRFADHSQHMKVSWAEIGPEDGKKLRTLADAYWQARQNGNQRKIAKAQKKLSKELQQLDVSLENLLASLPPEKLDQCRPQLEQLRRIVRADLLGLSLLAGEQEKAEKFSQTLAEVKSHEQEAIISEKSARALLTEIEAALH
- a CDS encoding formate/nitrite transporter family protein; translated protein: MEKKDFVSELPRNEQVVLHEHAPLPPRLIYNIIREEGEAELARPLQALAFSGLAAGILVSFSFLFRSIFHMHMGASPMEPLVSCLGYTVGFIIVILGRMQLFTENPITTIIPLLSEWSWTRFGEVVRLWATVFFFNIVGTAIAAAFYSSPYTLSPEIEAAMHDVAVNVMKLNPIENILRGIPAGILIAAIVWISPQTKYFRFVMIMFLVYFIALGDFAHVVVGSCEMAYVVMAEEAEFFDYLFRFLIPCGFGNIIGGTGIFTLLVYYQVAKELKVEKKRRTRK